In the Deltaproteobacteria bacterium genome, one interval contains:
- a CDS encoding translation initiation factor Sui1 has translation MAGRRDDPVLVYSTDRGLVCPRCRAPMAECACRRDAPPPPGDGVVRVRRETKGRGGKTVTTVSGVPLSENALRELASALKRRCGTGGTLKDGVIEIQGDHRDSVVIELSARGFLVKKAGG, from the coding sequence ATGGCGGGACGGAGGGACGACCCGGTGCTGGTGTACTCCACCGACCGGGGGCTGGTGTGCCCCCGGTGCCGCGCCCCGATGGCGGAGTGCGCCTGTCGCCGGGATGCGCCCCCGCCCCCGGGCGACGGAGTCGTGCGGGTGCGCCGGGAAACGAAGGGGCGCGGAGGAAAGACGGTCACCACCGTGTCCGGCGTGCCGCTGTCGGAAAACGCCTTGAGGGAGCTTGCCTCCGCGCTCAAGCGGCGGTGCGGCACCGGAGGGACGCTCAAGGACGGCGTCATCGAGATCCAGGGCGACCACCGGGACTCGGTCGTGATCGAGCTCTCGGCACGCGGGTTTCTCGTGAAGAAGGCGGGAGGATGA
- a CDS encoding fructose-bisphosphate aldolase class I, producing the protein MEIKELESIARSLVVPGKGILAADESAPTIEKRFQGIGVPSTGENRRAYREILFTAPGISEFISGVILYDETMRQTASDGTPFPKLLAAQGIVPGIKVDEGAKALAGFPGEKVTEGLDGLRGRLAAYRELGARFAKWRAVIDIGEGMPTRYCIVANAHALARYAALCQEAGLVPIVEPEVLMDGGHTIERCGEVTAELLSTVYAELAAHRVKLEGTLLKPNMIVAGKKSPEQAPVGRVAEDTVRTLRGAVPPSVPGIVFLSGGQTPRQATEHLSAMNAMGRHPWELSFSYGRALQDPVLKAWKGDPANAPAARSAFLHRAKLNGAARFGRYDPAMEGEG; encoded by the coding sequence ATGGAAATAAAGGAACTCGAATCCATTGCGAGGTCCCTGGTCGTTCCCGGCAAGGGAATCCTCGCCGCCGACGAGAGCGCGCCGACCATCGAGAAGCGTTTCCAGGGAATCGGAGTCCCTTCCACCGGGGAAAACCGCAGGGCGTACCGGGAGATCCTCTTCACCGCGCCGGGGATCTCCGAATTCATCAGCGGGGTGATCTTGTACGACGAAACGATGCGGCAGACGGCGTCGGACGGCACGCCGTTCCCGAAACTGCTCGCCGCGCAGGGGATCGTCCCCGGCATCAAGGTCGACGAAGGCGCGAAGGCGCTTGCGGGATTCCCGGGGGAAAAGGTCACGGAGGGGCTCGATGGGCTTCGGGGACGCCTCGCGGCGTACCGTGAGCTGGGGGCGCGGTTCGCGAAGTGGCGGGCGGTGATCGACATCGGCGAGGGGATGCCGACCCGATACTGCATCGTCGCGAATGCGCACGCCCTCGCGCGGTACGCGGCCCTGTGCCAGGAAGCGGGACTTGTCCCCATCGTGGAGCCGGAGGTCCTGATGGACGGGGGGCACACGATCGAACGGTGCGGGGAAGTGACCGCGGAGCTCCTCTCGACGGTCTACGCGGAGCTTGCGGCCCACCGGGTGAAGCTCGAGGGCACCCTCCTGAAACCGAACATGATCGTTGCCGGCAAGAAGTCCCCGGAGCAGGCACCCGTGGGCCGGGTGGCGGAGGACACCGTCCGCACCTTGAGGGGAGCCGTACCTCCCTCCGTCCCGGGGATCGTGTTCCTGTCGGGCGGGCAGACCCCCCGGCAGGCCACGGAGCACCTGAGCGCAATGAACGCGATGGGAAGGCATCCGTGGGAACTGAGCTTCTCCTACGGACGGGCGTTGCAGGACCCGGTGCTGAAGGCATGGAAGGGCGATCCGGCGAATGCCCCGGCTGCCCGATCGGCGTTCCTGCACCGGGCGAAGCTGAACGGAGC